The Exiguobacterium aurantiacum DSM 6208 genome includes a window with the following:
- a CDS encoding D-alanyl-D-alanine carboxypeptidase family protein has translation MNQTRRHRKQTYMMRRLLFGFALFAVIALIPALVGFKRETPVEPKVAAPVVTTVSQGPDFPVIPMNEWEQGPIAAVAHDDILVGAMTFVNLTDGVILMDKNGEDRVFPASTTKLMTALLAYEKASASNELDAPLINITSSTLDIPWDSHIAHLSIGDQLSVRQALYATLLESGNDAANSLAEYVSGTTGEFVDLMNARATVLGLTGTHFMNAHGYSDPDHYTTARDMAKITYVFGRYPELVEIAGTYEYEANFVDKDGNLKRRWWYHLGSAVNERSIHYSDLVQATKTGYTDESGYTMVFLMEEAGKQYALVTMQAKSGQTFPTMRTVEQIIFGRDIP, from the coding sequence GTGAATCAAACACGCAGACACCGAAAACAGACGTATATGATGCGGCGCCTCCTCTTTGGCTTCGCGCTTTTCGCCGTCATCGCGCTCATCCCAGCACTCGTTGGGTTCAAACGTGAAACGCCAGTCGAGCCGAAAGTCGCCGCACCAGTCGTGACCACGGTCAGTCAAGGGCCAGATTTCCCTGTGATTCCGATGAACGAATGGGAACAAGGACCGATCGCGGCCGTTGCCCATGACGACATCCTTGTCGGCGCCATGACGTTCGTCAATTTGACCGATGGCGTCATTCTCATGGATAAAAATGGGGAGGACCGTGTCTTCCCGGCGAGTACGACGAAATTGATGACCGCCCTCCTCGCTTATGAGAAGGCGTCAGCCTCGAACGAACTTGACGCTCCGCTCATCAACATCACATCTTCCACACTCGATATCCCGTGGGACAGCCATATCGCCCATCTCTCAATCGGTGACCAACTCTCCGTCCGCCAAGCACTCTATGCGACGTTGCTAGAGTCTGGGAATGACGCGGCGAACAGCCTCGCCGAATATGTGAGCGGTACGACAGGTGAATTCGTCGACTTGATGAACGCACGGGCGACCGTCTTAGGATTGACGGGCACCCATTTCATGAACGCCCACGGGTACTCGGACCCGGACCATTACACGACCGCGCGCGACATGGCCAAAATCACGTACGTGTTCGGCCGCTATCCGGAACTCGTCGAGATTGCCGGTACATATGAATACGAGGCAAACTTCGTTGACAAGGACGGAAACTTGAAACGGCGTTGGTGGTATCACCTTGGTTCTGCCGTCAACGAACGTAGCATCCATTACTCTGACCTCGTCCAGGCGACGAAAACCGGCTATACGGATGAATCCGGCTATACGATGGTCTTTCTAATGGAGGAAGCGGGCAAACAATATGCGCTCGTGACGATGCAGGCGAAATCCGGGCAGACGTTCCCGACGATGCGAACCGTCGAGCAGATCATATTCGGACGGGACATCCCGTAA
- a CDS encoding DUF4397 domain-containing protein yields MKKLMSLLGTLALAFALVLPVSADGHEGDAMVRVLHASPDAPAVDVYVNGEVAVEGAEFKALTDYLTLPAGDYNVEIKPAGDTETVVVAADLSLEAGKFYTAAAIGQLENIEIAAMEDDANFEDGKSKVRVAHFSPDAPAVDVAPKGGDPLFSNLEFKAVSDYGTLDAGTYDLEIRPAGATDVVKALDGVALEGGKNYTAFAIGLLEGEPAFEVLLAADGGEMAGAPETGQGGLAQTASMNWLLAAAALGAAAAGFYVFRRKQQDA; encoded by the coding sequence ATGAAGAAATTGATGTCTTTACTCGGAACGCTCGCACTTGCGTTCGCACTTGTCTTACCAGTAAGCGCGGACGGTCATGAAGGCGATGCGATGGTCCGGGTGCTTCACGCTTCACCTGACGCACCGGCGGTTGACGTGTATGTCAACGGTGAAGTCGCGGTCGAAGGCGCAGAGTTCAAAGCGCTGACGGATTACCTGACGCTTCCAGCGGGAGATTATAACGTTGAAATCAAACCAGCCGGTGACACGGAAACGGTCGTCGTCGCAGCTGACCTCTCACTCGAAGCTGGCAAGTTCTACACAGCGGCAGCAATCGGTCAATTAGAGAACATCGAGATCGCAGCGATGGAAGATGACGCCAACTTCGAAGACGGCAAATCAAAAGTCCGCGTTGCGCACTTCTCACCTGACGCACCAGCGGTAGACGTCGCGCCGAAAGGTGGAGACCCGCTCTTCTCGAACCTCGAGTTCAAAGCGGTATCTGACTACGGCACGCTCGATGCTGGAACGTATGATCTTGAAATTCGTCCAGCCGGAGCGACAGACGTCGTGAAAGCGCTTGACGGTGTCGCACTTGAAGGTGGTAAGAACTATACGGCATTCGCTATCGGTCTTCTTGAAGGAGAGCCAGCGTTTGAAGTATTGCTCGCGGCAGACGGTGGAGAGATGGCCGGAGCTCCTGAAACAGGACAAGGCGGTCTCGCACAAACAGCTTCAATGAACTGGTTGCTCGCAGCAGCGGCACTCGGTGCGGCAGCAGCTGGCTTCTACGTCTTTCGTCGTAAACAGCAAGACGCTTAA
- a CDS encoding Gfo/Idh/MocA family protein, with the protein MRIVVVGLGDVAKKAYLPVYAGLDGVDTFLVSRDEEKAKQLVAKYRFAGQYRTLEETPLSEMDAVLIHSTTSVHTDQVAYALERGKHVFIDKPVTFTLEETARLVGLAEKNQVELVTGFNRRFATATTALKAVAAPNLVLIQKNRTYQPATLREFIVEDFVHVVDTLRFLTGLEPVEHLSVRPRYEGETLKQLQIQFTAGGVEAIGIMNRDNGCTEEVMEVMSPSVKRVSRDVERVFDHTPDGMLERGLSPWESNLARRGFTSMIDEFIKLLKGEENDSVRARDSLTTHELCEQIIEAVTR; encoded by the coding sequence ATGAGAATAGTCGTCGTTGGGCTTGGCGATGTCGCCAAGAAAGCATACTTGCCAGTCTACGCCGGATTGGACGGGGTGGACACTTTCCTCGTCTCACGGGACGAAGAAAAAGCAAAACAACTCGTCGCAAAATATCGATTCGCCGGACAGTATCGGACGCTCGAGGAGACGCCGCTCTCCGAGATGGACGCGGTGTTGATTCATTCGACCACATCGGTACATACGGACCAAGTCGCCTATGCGCTTGAACGAGGAAAGCACGTCTTCATCGATAAGCCGGTCACGTTCACGCTCGAGGAGACCGCTCGTCTCGTCGGGCTCGCCGAGAAGAATCAAGTCGAGCTCGTCACCGGATTCAATCGCCGTTTCGCGACGGCGACGACGGCATTGAAGGCCGTCGCAGCCCCGAACCTCGTGTTGATCCAGAAGAATCGGACGTATCAACCGGCGACACTGCGGGAGTTCATCGTCGAGGACTTCGTCCACGTCGTCGACACTCTGCGGTTTTTGACGGGCCTCGAACCGGTGGAACATCTCTCCGTCCGTCCCCGTTATGAAGGGGAGACGCTCAAGCAACTTCAGATTCAGTTCACGGCCGGTGGGGTCGAGGCGATCGGAATCATGAACCGCGACAACGGTTGTACAGAAGAAGTGATGGAAGTGATGTCTCCGAGCGTGAAACGGGTATCTCGGGACGTCGAGCGCGTCTTCGACCACACCCCGGACGGCATGCTCGAACGGGGTTTAAGTCCGTGGGAATCGAATTTGGCACGGCGAGGATTCACATCGATGATCGATGAGTTCATCAAATTGCTCAAAGGGGAAGAGAACGATTCCGTCCGGGCCCGTGACAGTCTGACGACCCATGAGCTGTGCGAACAGATCATCGAAGCGGTCACGCGCTGA
- a CDS encoding YihY/virulence factor BrkB family protein — MFKRFFVERFFDQAAMLAYYFILSTFPFLLFVLGIVGLLPFTSGDVIDALALIMPEGSYELLEGNIEAIFDDSRLGLASISILPALWISSMAVQSLVRSLNDAYRLIRNKSFLRGALQDIAVTLALMFVLPFSLVIPVVEAALREVSTHIIFIDEIVATYAQIWFYFRWIVGSLVLFSVFLLVYKWLPSHRGTIRDSWGGAAFATIGILTVSNVFSYYSQYANYERFYGQLGAFIVLLVWFYLAASVILLGGLLNATLIERKEKSD, encoded by the coding sequence GTGTTCAAGCGTTTTTTTGTCGAACGTTTCTTTGATCAAGCGGCCATGTTGGCCTATTATTTTATTTTGTCGACATTTCCTTTCTTGCTGTTCGTTCTTGGAATCGTCGGATTGCTGCCGTTCACGAGCGGGGACGTCATTGATGCGCTCGCTCTCATCATGCCAGAAGGGAGTTATGAGTTGTTAGAAGGAAACATCGAGGCGATTTTTGATGATTCAAGACTCGGTCTGGCCTCGATCAGCATCTTGCCTGCCCTTTGGATTTCTTCGATGGCGGTGCAATCGCTCGTTCGTTCGCTGAACGATGCCTATCGATTGATTCGCAACAAGTCATTTCTAAGAGGGGCGCTCCAAGACATCGCGGTCACGCTCGCGCTTATGTTCGTATTACCGTTCTCGCTCGTCATCCCGGTCGTCGAGGCGGCGTTACGGGAAGTCTCGACACATATCATCTTCATCGATGAGATCGTCGCGACATACGCCCAAATCTGGTTTTATTTCCGTTGGATTGTCGGATCACTCGTCTTGTTCAGCGTCTTTTTACTCGTCTACAAATGGCTCCCTAGCCACCGTGGGACAATCCGTGACAGTTGGGGAGGGGCAGCGTTCGCCACAATCGGTATCTTGACAGTCTCGAACGTGTTCAGCTACTATTCACAGTATGCAAACTATGAACGCTTCTATGGCCAGTTAGGTGCGTTCATCGTGCTGCTCGTCTGGTTTTATTTGGCGGCCTCGGTGATCTTGCTCGGCGGGTTGCTGAACGCCACGCTCATCGAACGAAAAGAAAAGTCCGATTAA
- a CDS encoding glycerophosphodiester phosphodiesterase has product MKLFAHRGVMAHYPENTMSAFRAAIHTGADGIETDVHMTRDGILVLIHDESLERTTDGRGRVVDLTFAELRTANAAVHFGGDEPVPTLEEFLALVMPTTLCVNLELKTDIEHYPGIEERLIEVVERTGFPADRLVISSFNHDTLRRLRKLTTEYELAVLSSRRIADPVAYLKQLDASALHPSVRAFTDAEIEALVEAGIFVRPYTVKTLDQLARFRELDVDALFVNDIEWARTHLTL; this is encoded by the coding sequence ATGAAGCTTTTCGCACACCGCGGAGTGATGGCTCACTATCCGGAAAACACGATGTCGGCGTTCCGCGCCGCCATTCATACCGGTGCTGACGGCATCGAGACGGACGTTCATATGACGCGCGACGGGATACTCGTGCTCATCCATGACGAATCGCTCGAGCGGACGACGGACGGGCGTGGCCGTGTCGTCGACTTGACGTTTGCCGAGCTTCGAACGGCTAACGCCGCGGTACATTTCGGGGGAGACGAACCGGTGCCGACACTTGAAGAATTTCTAGCGCTGGTCATGCCGACGACGTTGTGTGTAAACCTTGAACTGAAGACAGATATCGAACATTATCCGGGCATCGAAGAGCGTCTCATCGAGGTCGTCGAGCGGACCGGTTTTCCTGCCGATCGCCTTGTGATTTCTTCGTTCAATCATGACACGTTAAGGCGTTTACGGAAGTTGACGACCGAGTATGAACTGGCGGTCCTCTCCTCGAGACGGATCGCGGACCCGGTCGCTTACTTGAAGCAACTCGATGCGAGCGCGCTCCATCCTAGTGTACGAGCGTTCACGGACGCTGAGATCGAGGCGTTAGTCGAAGCCGGTATCTTCGTTCGACCATACACCGTCAAGACGCTTGATCAATTGGCGCGGTTCCGAGAACTCGATGTGGACGCGTTGTTCGTCAATGACATCGAGTGGGCGCGAACACATTTGACCCTGTGA
- a CDS encoding DNA/RNA non-specific endonuclease encodes MIRNLIYFTLPLTMLLLVACNSEQDASLTDDTAEVTDVQEQSASTTEAEDQSDPSAQERFSGYTLLEVDGGDLSGHREGNVVVNVGFGEREYWAFTNEHGQLVRVVAAEITLQDEANEAVKSSGRYYADEAKVPGTEHAEFDEGHVIADSLGGVSNAYNITPQNSTLNRHGDQAYMETIIRNAGGVTDFEALITYPDTSTQIPSSYQYTYTLNGNVIIDRFDNVNPDEVNAALGLTEKTPETGTPADRGDISTVDKNGNGQVTIQEAKDAGFSMPIMSDHWLYPYMRDNDNDGMVGE; translated from the coding sequence ATGATCCGAAACTTGATTTACTTCACTTTGCCGCTAACGATGCTTCTGCTAGTCGCATGCAACAGTGAACAAGATGCTTCTCTCACAGATGATACGGCTGAAGTTACCGATGTGCAAGAACAATCGGCGTCAACGACTGAGGCTGAGGACCAATCAGATCCGTCGGCACAAGAACGATTCTCAGGCTACACGTTACTCGAGGTCGATGGCGGTGACTTGTCTGGACATCGCGAAGGAAACGTCGTCGTAAACGTCGGATTCGGCGAGCGTGAATATTGGGCGTTCACAAATGAGCACGGACAACTTGTACGAGTTGTCGCCGCTGAGATCACCTTGCAGGACGAGGCGAACGAGGCTGTAAAGTCATCTGGCCGTTACTACGCCGACGAGGCGAAAGTTCCCGGCACCGAGCATGCCGAGTTCGATGAAGGGCACGTCATCGCCGACTCGCTCGGAGGCGTCTCGAACGCCTACAACATCACGCCACAAAACAGCACGCTCAACCGCCACGGTGACCAAGCCTACATGGAGACGATCATTCGCAACGCGGGCGGGGTCACAGACTTCGAGGCGCTCATCACATATCCGGACACATCGACCCAAATCCCGTCCAGCTATCAATATACGTACACGTTGAACGGGAACGTCATCATCGACCGGTTCGACAACGTCAACCCGGACGAAGTGAACGCAGCACTCGGCTTGACCGAGAAGACGCCAGAGACGGGCACACCGGCTGACCGCGGTGACATCTCGACCGTCGACAAGAACGGAAACGGACAAGTGACGATCCAAGAAGCGAAAGATGCCGGCTTCAGTATGCCGATCATGAGCGATCATTGGCTCTATCCGTACATGCGAGACAATGACAACGACGGGATGGTCGGCGAATGA
- a CDS encoding carboxypeptidase M32, whose product MELTKQWRDHFKQLRAFDEAISLLYWDMRTQMPEQSAPLRAETIGYLSTEAFKRQTSDSFKQLLDEMEAANGLTATEKRSLQVAKTQYERNAKIPASEYQAYVTLVSEAETAWEKAKEQNDWGMFAPFLKKILTYQRKFADYFGYDAHPYDALLYDFEPGMTVAQLDDLFETLRDELVPLIRNLPGGTASLDWSMNEKAQERICHDWMRVVDYDLSRGRLDATVHPFEITINRRDVRITTKYDEADFRNALFGTMHEAGHATYEQQIDESLDELGLGGGASMGIHESQSLFFENFVGRSIAFLKSVYPNLQAEHHALQDVDFETFYAGVNEAKPSLIRIEADELTYSLHIIIRYELEKALIQGDLSVDELPAAWNKLYKEYLGVDVPSDAKGVLQDVHWAGGSFGYFPSYALGLIYAAQLTEALKAEHPDFETWIATGEFTPIKQWLETNVHRHGKTLTPNELIRTVTGADISVRPLVRYLTSKYGTA is encoded by the coding sequence ATGGAATTGACGAAACAGTGGCGTGACCATTTTAAACAACTACGGGCTTTTGATGAGGCAATCTCTCTTTTGTATTGGGATATGCGCACACAAATGCCAGAACAATCGGCGCCGCTACGAGCTGAGACGATCGGGTATTTGTCGACGGAGGCGTTCAAGCGGCAGACGAGCGACTCGTTCAAGCAGCTTCTCGACGAGATGGAAGCGGCGAACGGGTTGACCGCGACCGAGAAACGGTCGCTCCAAGTGGCGAAAACACAATACGAACGGAACGCAAAAATCCCGGCGAGTGAATATCAGGCGTACGTGACGCTCGTCTCCGAGGCCGAAACGGCGTGGGAGAAGGCAAAAGAGCAGAACGATTGGGGCATGTTCGCGCCGTTTTTAAAAAAGATCCTCACTTATCAACGAAAGTTTGCCGACTATTTCGGTTACGACGCGCACCCGTATGATGCGCTCCTGTACGATTTTGAGCCGGGTATGACGGTCGCGCAACTTGACGACCTGTTCGAGACGCTCCGCGACGAGCTCGTCCCATTGATTCGTAACTTACCGGGCGGCACCGCTTCACTTGATTGGTCAATGAACGAAAAAGCACAAGAGCGGATTTGTCATGACTGGATGCGAGTCGTCGATTATGACTTGAGCCGAGGACGGCTCGATGCGACCGTCCATCCGTTCGAGATCACGATCAATCGTCGGGACGTCCGTATCACGACCAAATACGATGAGGCAGATTTCCGCAACGCCTTGTTCGGGACGATGCATGAGGCTGGTCATGCGACGTATGAGCAACAGATCGACGAGTCGCTCGATGAGCTAGGACTTGGGGGAGGGGCCTCGATGGGGATTCACGAGTCACAGTCGTTATTTTTTGAGAATTTCGTCGGTCGCAGCATCGCCTTCTTGAAGAGCGTCTATCCGAACCTGCAGGCCGAACATCACGCATTGCAAGATGTCGACTTTGAGACGTTCTATGCCGGAGTGAACGAGGCGAAGCCGTCGCTCATCCGCATCGAGGCCGACGAACTGACGTACAGCCTTCACATCATCATCCGCTACGAACTGGAAAAAGCGCTGATCCAAGGAGATCTCTCTGTCGACGAGTTGCCCGCAGCATGGAACAAACTTTACAAAGAGTATCTCGGTGTCGACGTCCCGAGCGACGCGAAAGGCGTGCTGCAAGACGTGCACTGGGCCGGTGGGTCGTTCGGTTACTTCCCGAGCTACGCGCTCGGATTGATTTATGCGGCCCAATTGACGGAGGCGTTAAAAGCGGAACATCCGGATTTCGAGACGTGGATCGCGACAGGCGAGTTCACACCCATCAAACAGTGGCTCGAAACGAACGTGCACCGTCATGGAAAAACGCTCACACCAAACGAGTTGATTCGCACTGTCACCGGGGCAGACATCTCGGTCCGTCCGCTCGTCCGTTATTTGACGTCCAAGTACGGAACGGCGTGA
- the putP gene encoding sodium/proline symporter PutP encodes MLWQEWVSIALYLVMMLAIGYVAFKRTTDSSDYMLGGRKMGPGVTAMSAGASDMSGWMLMGLPGAMYATGLSAIWLAVGLVIGAYLNYLLVAPRLRVFTEMANDSITIPDFLENRFRDHSNWLRILSASVIIIFFTFYTSAGLVSGGKLFESSFGINYQTGVIVTISVIILYTLFGGFTAVSWTDFAQGVIMFLALVLVPIVALTDVGGMTNAVNTATAINTDLFDLFKGTTTLGIIGLLAWGLGYFGQPHIIVRFMAIKDVPSLKTARRIGMGWMTVSIVGAVMTGLVGIAYFRGQGNPLADPETVFIRFSDVLFHPFITGFLLAAILAAVMSTVSSQLLVTSSALTEDFYRKFFNKEASEKTMVLAGRIGVLLVGVVATLMSLSPSNTILTLVGYAWAGFGSAFGPAILLSLYWNKMTRQGALAGILVGALTVILWIVTGLSNVIYEMVPGFFLSMLAIVLVSTFTSQREQKRISREFSEMEAELAAAKEE; translated from the coding sequence ATGTTATGGCAAGAATGGGTATCCATCGCGCTTTACCTCGTGATGATGCTCGCTATCGGTTACGTCGCGTTTAAACGGACGACCGATTCATCAGATTATATGTTAGGTGGCCGTAAAATGGGGCCAGGAGTTACTGCCATGTCAGCCGGGGCATCGGATATGAGTGGTTGGATGTTGATGGGACTACCGGGGGCAATGTATGCCACGGGATTGTCAGCAATTTGGTTAGCCGTTGGATTGGTCATCGGAGCTTACTTGAACTACTTGCTAGTTGCTCCGCGTCTTCGCGTCTTCACCGAGATGGCGAATGACTCGATCACGATTCCAGACTTCCTTGAGAATCGGTTCCGAGATCACTCGAACTGGCTACGGATTCTGTCCGCGTCTGTCATCATCATCTTCTTCACGTTCTACACGTCGGCCGGACTCGTTTCTGGCGGTAAACTGTTTGAAAGCTCATTCGGGATCAACTATCAGACAGGTGTCATCGTCACAATCAGCGTCATTATTCTTTACACGCTGTTCGGTGGTTTCACTGCCGTCAGTTGGACTGACTTCGCACAAGGTGTGATCATGTTCCTCGCCCTCGTTCTCGTACCGATCGTTGCGTTAACGGACGTCGGTGGGATGACGAACGCTGTCAATACAGCGACGGCGATCAATACAGACTTGTTCGACTTGTTCAAAGGAACGACGACGCTCGGTATCATCGGGCTTCTCGCGTGGGGTCTCGGCTATTTTGGCCAACCGCACATCATCGTCCGCTTTATGGCGATTAAAGACGTCCCATCATTGAAGACGGCACGTCGGATCGGAATGGGTTGGATGACCGTATCGATTGTCGGTGCTGTTATGACAGGACTTGTCGGCATCGCCTACTTCCGTGGTCAAGGGAACCCGCTTGCCGACCCGGAAACGGTATTTATCCGCTTCTCGGATGTCTTGTTCCACCCGTTCATCACCGGTTTCTTACTCGCCGCGATTCTAGCTGCGGTCATGTCGACCGTATCTTCGCAATTGCTCGTCACGTCATCGGCGTTGACGGAAGACTTTTATCGCAAGTTCTTTAACAAAGAAGCGAGCGAGAAAACGATGGTGCTAGCCGGACGGATCGGTGTCCTTCTCGTCGGTGTTGTGGCGACACTCATGTCGCTCAGCCCGTCAAACACGATTTTGACGCTTGTCGGCTATGCATGGGCAGGCTTCGGTTCAGCCTTTGGACCAGCGATCCTCTTGTCTCTTTACTGGAATAAGATGACACGTCAAGGCGCCCTCGCCGGTATCCTTGTCGGTGCACTCACGGTCATCCTCTGGATTGTCACAGGACTCTCGAACGTCATTTACGAGATGGTGCCAGGATTCTTCCTCAGTATGTTGGCCATCGTTCTCGTCAGCACGTTCACGAGCCAGCGTGAGCAAAAACGAATTAGTCGCGAATTCTCTGAGATGGAAGCAGAACTTGCTGCCGCCAAAGAAGAATAA
- a CDS encoding alanine/glycine:cation symporter family protein — MRELIMQANDLLWTYVLIFVLIAGGIFFTIRMGFVQFRMLPEMFKLLFVKGLKHEKGQVSSFQAFAIGTAARVGTGNIAGVSTAIALGGPGAVFWMWLIALIGAASAFVESTLAQVYKVHDGKAWRGGPAYYIERALGQRWLGIVFAILITFSFGFAFNSVQANTIALSVNNVFDIDTVWVGLILAVVTGIVIFGGIRSISTLSGIIVPVMAGGYILLAIWVVLTNLGAVPAVFSAIFSEGVLGFRQLFGGAVGAAVLQGIRRGLFSNEAGMGSAPNAAATAEVSHPVKQGLIQSLSVFVDTLFICTATAMIVLISGVPGSEELQGIELAQEALLTEIGPVATSLMTIAILLFAFSSILANYYYGETNIEFISERKVYLVIYRIAVIGMVMFGAVRSAGLVWSIADIFMGLMALVNMYAIFRLSKIARVLLDDYVAQKRAGKDPHFSRDDVDLPGKEHVEAWETKREHIG; from the coding sequence ATGCGAGAGTTGATCATGCAGGCGAACGACTTGCTGTGGACGTATGTCCTTATTTTCGTTTTGATTGCCGGCGGGATCTTCTTCACGATCCGGATGGGATTCGTCCAATTCCGGATGCTGCCGGAAATGTTCAAGCTGTTGTTCGTCAAAGGATTGAAGCATGAGAAAGGACAAGTATCTTCGTTCCAAGCGTTCGCCATCGGGACGGCTGCGCGGGTCGGCACCGGGAACATCGCCGGCGTCTCGACCGCGATCGCCCTCGGTGGACCCGGGGCCGTCTTTTGGATGTGGCTCATCGCTTTGATCGGTGCGGCGTCGGCATTCGTCGAGAGCACGCTCGCCCAAGTGTATAAAGTCCATGACGGCAAGGCGTGGCGCGGTGGCCCGGCCTATTACATCGAACGGGCACTCGGGCAACGTTGGCTCGGGATCGTGTTTGCGATTTTAATCACGTTCTCATTTGGGTTTGCTTTTAACTCGGTACAAGCGAACACGATCGCCTTATCTGTCAACAACGTGTTTGACATCGACACGGTTTGGGTCGGTCTCATCCTCGCCGTCGTGACGGGGATCGTCATCTTCGGTGGGATCCGCTCCATCTCGACACTGTCGGGGATCATCGTCCCGGTCATGGCCGGTGGGTACATCTTGCTCGCGATTTGGGTCGTATTGACGAACCTTGGCGCCGTACCGGCCGTGTTCTCGGCCATCTTCTCAGAAGGGGTGCTCGGCTTCCGACAACTGTTCGGTGGCGCGGTCGGTGCCGCCGTCTTGCAAGGGATTCGCCGCGGCTTGTTCTCGAACGAGGCGGGGATGGGCTCGGCTCCGAACGCCGCAGCGACGGCCGAAGTCAGCCATCCTGTGAAACAAGGGCTCATCCAGTCGCTCAGTGTGTTCGTGGACACGCTGTTCATCTGTACGGCGACGGCGATGATCGTCTTGATCTCTGGTGTCCCGGGTTCAGAGGAGCTTCAAGGCATCGAACTAGCGCAAGAAGCGCTCTTGACCGAAATCGGTCCGGTCGCGACGTCACTCATGACGATTGCGATTCTGTTGTTCGCATTCAGTTCGATACTGGCGAACTATTATTACGGGGAGACGAACATCGAGTTCATTTCAGAACGGAAAGTGTATCTCGTCATCTATCGTATCGCCGTAATCGGGATGGTCATGTTCGGTGCCGTTCGTTCGGCAGGACTCGTCTGGTCGATCGCCGACATCTTCATGGGCTTGATGGCGCTCGTCAACATGTACGCCATCTTCCGTCTGAGCAAGATTGCCCGCGTACTGCTCGACGATTACGTCGCACAGAAACGGGCCGGAAAAGATCCGCACTTCAGTCGAGATGACGTCGACTTGCCTGGTAAAGAACACGTCGAGGCATGGGAAACGAAGCGGGAACATATCGGTTGA
- a CDS encoding holin — protein MLTLKNSLRKLIAPVIIGLNEVVKQSFNIPKNLIPLVALFIGILVGISAAPFTTVDIYVRIWAGSIAGLTSVGLYESGKTRNGYTKV, from the coding sequence ATGTTGACCTTGAAAAACTCCTTACGGAAGCTCATTGCACCTGTCATCATTGGATTGAACGAGGTGGTGAAGCAATCATTCAACATACCGAAGAACTTGATTCCGCTCGTCGCTTTGTTTATCGGTATCCTCGTGGGCATTTCGGCTGCGCCATTCACGACCGTCGATATTTATGTGCGAATCTGGGCAGGGTCAATTGCAGGACTAACCTCAGTAGGGCTTTATGAATCCGGAAAGACAAGGAACGGTTATACAAAAGTATGA
- a CDS encoding class F sortase: protein MIGTFLFLTVAASADAPDATPKLKTVGFSEPLVLASTEVERQSFHRETFVPKRLIIPSIDVDAKVQPVGKDRLDRMDTPDHVNEVGWYQYGARAGAVGNVVLSGHLDDLQGPAIFSDLGTLQLGEMVTLQHSDQVARYEVVAVERYLLEDVPLASIFAATQSERLQLITCAGPYDPVNGYRDRIIVTAKLIRD, encoded by the coding sequence GTGATTGGGACGTTCCTGTTTCTAACGGTTGCCGCCTCGGCCGATGCGCCTGACGCAACGCCGAAGCTGAAAACGGTCGGCTTTTCCGAGCCGCTCGTGCTCGCCTCGACCGAAGTCGAGCGACAATCGTTTCACCGTGAGACGTTCGTGCCGAAACGATTGATCATCCCGTCGATTGACGTCGATGCGAAGGTGCAGCCGGTCGGGAAAGACCGACTCGACCGGATGGACACCCCGGATCACGTCAACGAGGTCGGATGGTATCAATACGGTGCCAGAGCTGGTGCCGTCGGTAACGTCGTGCTGTCTGGTCATCTGGATGATCTACAAGGCCCTGCCATCTTTAGCGACCTTGGAACGTTACAGCTAGGAGAGATGGTGACACTCCAACATAGCGATCAGGTCGCCCGATATGAGGTCGTCGCTGTGGAACGGTATTTGCTCGAAGATGTGCCGCTCGCTTCGATATTTGCGGCGACACAATCCGAGCGCCTGCAGTTGATCACGTGTGCGGGTCCTTACGATCCAGTGAACGGATATCGCGATCGAATCATCGTGACAGCAAAACTCATACGCGATTGA